A region of Selenomonadales bacterium 4137-cl DNA encodes the following proteins:
- a CDS encoding class II SORL domain-containing protein: MKIADVVQSADWKTEKHVPVIEAPDSAKAGEKLAIQVSVGKEIAHPNTTEHHIRWIKLYFKPEGGKFAYDLGGYDFSAHGESVEGANKGPAYSEPQATVAVKLNVSGTLIAEAYCNIHGLWESSKEIKIV, from the coding sequence ATGAAAATTGCCGATGTCGTTCAAAGCGCCGACTGGAAAACCGAGAAGCACGTTCCGGTAATCGAGGCTCCGGACAGTGCGAAAGCAGGGGAGAAACTGGCTATCCAGGTATCGGTGGGCAAAGAGATAGCCCATCCCAACACGACCGAGCACCATATTCGCTGGATCAAGCTCTATTTCAAGCCCGAGGGCGGCAAATTCGCGTATGACCTTGGCGGCTACGACTTCTCCGCCCACGGGGAGTCGGTGGAGGGAGCCAACAAAGGACCAGCCTACAGTGAACCCCAGGCAACCGTGGCTGTAAAGCTGAACGTATCCGGGACTCTTATCGCCGAGGCTTACTGCAATATCCACGGATTATGGGAAAGCTCCAAAGAAATAAAGATCGTGTGA
- a CDS encoding aspartate kinase, whose protein sequence is MALIVKKFGGSSVATTEKIMAVARRVLADKKPEDKVVVVVSAMGDTTDDLIQLAKGVTDKPYGREMDMLLATGEQVSIAILAMAFASLGQPSVSLTGCQAGIDTNNAFNKGKIKAVKPDRVLAELAAGKIVVVAGFQGVTADGDITTLGRGGSDTTAVALAGAMQADVCEIFTDVDGVYSADPRVVKTARRMKEITYNEMLEMARLGAVVMQPRSVEMGKHYGVPIHVRSTFSREPGTIIREVYTVEEKEFIIRGVTHDSNVAKVAILGVPDRPGIAYKVFSALAQANIDVDMIVQSIRNADKNINDIVFTIAQPDLPMARQIIEEVGKTIGVLGVVVDENVAKVSVVGAGMYGSPGIAAAMFGALSDAGVNIEVISTSEISISCLIQADKVKEAVGAIHARFFKDENNAK, encoded by the coding sequence ATGGCGCTAATCGTTAAAAAATTCGGCGGTAGTTCGGTAGCGACGACAGAGAAGATAATGGCTGTGGCTCGGCGCGTCCTGGCCGATAAAAAACCTGAAGACAAAGTGGTCGTTGTAGTTTCGGCTATGGGCGACACTACCGACGACCTGATTCAGCTGGCTAAAGGGGTGACAGATAAGCCCTATGGCCGGGAAATGGACATGCTGCTGGCGACGGGAGAGCAGGTATCCATCGCCATCCTGGCAATGGCTTTCGCATCCCTGGGCCAGCCGTCAGTTTCGCTTACCGGCTGCCAGGCCGGCATTGACACGAACAACGCCTTTAACAAAGGGAAAATCAAGGCGGTTAAACCGGACCGGGTATTGGCGGAACTGGCGGCGGGCAAAATTGTCGTAGTTGCAGGTTTCCAGGGAGTGACAGCCGACGGCGACATCACGACCCTGGGGCGGGGAGGCTCGGATACCACCGCCGTGGCTCTGGCCGGCGCCATGCAGGCTGACGTCTGCGAGATTTTCACCGATGTCGACGGCGTCTACTCCGCCGACCCCAGGGTAGTAAAAACCGCCCGGCGGATGAAAGAAATCACCTACAACGAAATGCTGGAAATGGCCAGGCTGGGAGCGGTGGTCATGCAGCCGCGCTCGGTCGAGATGGGCAAGCACTACGGGGTGCCGATTCATGTCCGTTCGACCTTCAGTCGCGAGCCGGGTACTATAATCAGGGAGGTATACACAGTGGAAGAAAAAGAGTTCATCATCAGGGGAGTAACTCACGACTCCAATGTCGCCAAGGTGGCCATCCTGGGAGTGCCGGACCGTCCGGGTATCGCCTATAAGGTTTTCTCCGCCCTGGCTCAGGCCAATATCGACGTTGACATGATCGTCCAGAGTATCCGTAACGCCGACAAAAATATCAACGACATCGTTTTCACCATTGCCCAGCCGGACCTGCCGATGGCCAGGCAAATAATCGAGGAGGTGGGGAAAACGATCGGCGTTCTTGGCGTGGTTGTTGACGAGAATGTCGCCAAGGTATCGGTGGTGGGAGCCGGCATGTACGGCAGCCCCGGCATCGCCGCGGCAATGTTTGGCGCATTGTCCGACGCCGGCGTTAACATCGAAGTCATCAGCACATCGGAAATCAGCATTTCCTGCCTGATTCAGGCCGACAAGGTCAAAGAAGCGGTTGGCGCCATCCACGCCCGTTTTTTTAAGGACGAGAACAACGCCAAATAA
- a CDS encoding alpha/beta-type small acid-soluble spore protein, translating into MSRSRKPVNPQAQKALDQLKVETAAELGLQNYQNTYKGALTSADNGRVGGHMVRKMIESQENKLGGSAGSFGQSGQQGKTTQTLTSKNNIGS; encoded by the coding sequence ATGTCGAGGAGTCGGAAACCCGTAAATCCCCAGGCGCAGAAAGCTCTCGACCAGCTGAAGGTGGAAACCGCTGCCGAACTCGGCTTGCAGAATTACCAGAACACCTACAAGGGTGCCCTTACTTCGGCGGATAACGGCCGCGTCGGCGGCCACATGGTCCGCAAGATGATCGAGTCTCAGGAGAACAAATTGGGCGGCAGTGCGGGCAGCTTCGGACAAAGCGGCCAGCAGGGCAAGACCACGCAGACGCTGACCAGCAAGAACAACATTGGCAGCTGA
- a CDS encoding pyridoxamine 5'-phosphate oxidase family protein, whose product MPKKWLTESEAFGYLAARTEGRLATCDADGQPYITPLNYVFHRGNIYFHCAPQGHKLDNIAANNRVCFEVSQSDKLVFNEKACGCSTRYTSVVVFGKARIVNDTAEKIDALNTLTARFAAGRPFAAVDAAMVNGCVVVAVSVEKISGKKNVDPDAAP is encoded by the coding sequence ATGCCAAAAAAATGGCTAACCGAAAGCGAGGCGTTCGGCTATCTCGCGGCGAGGACGGAAGGAAGGCTGGCTACGTGCGACGCCGATGGACAGCCTTACATAACGCCCCTCAACTATGTTTTCCATCGTGGCAATATCTATTTTCACTGCGCTCCTCAGGGGCATAAGCTTGACAACATTGCCGCCAATAACCGCGTCTGCTTTGAAGTGAGCCAGTCCGACAAGCTGGTGTTTAACGAGAAGGCCTGCGGTTGTTCGACCCGCTACACCTCGGTGGTCGTTTTCGGGAAAGCCCGTATCGTCAACGATACCGCGGAAAAGATTGACGCGCTCAACACGTTGACCGCGCGTTTCGCCGCCGGACGCCCGTTCGCGGCTGTGGACGCCGCGATGGTCAACGGCTGTGTCGTAGTTGCCGTAAGCGTGGAGAAGATCAGCGGCAAGAAAAACGTCGATCCGGATGCGGCGCCTTAA
- the asnS gene encoding asparagine--tRNA ligase encodes MATALIKHLGRHVGETVTVQGWLYNFRSSGKISFLIVRDGTGLVQGVMVKKEVGDDLFALAATLTQESSLKVTGVVREEPRAVGGYELTLTGLDIVSIAEEYPISHKEHGVEFLAERRHLWLRTPKQAAVMRIRSEIEQAFRDFFYQRDFVLADAPVITPAACEGTTTLFEIDYHGDKAFLSQSGQLYNEATAAALGRVYCFGPTFRAEKSKTRRHLMEFWMIEAEMAYFDIDDNMKLQEEMVYYVIQRVLERCRQELKALERDVTKLESVKLPFPRISYTEAVELLKKAGEEFTWGDDFGAPHETIIGSNFESPVFVHRYPTAIKAFYMKPDPNDPKVVLGADLIAPEGYGEMIGGGQRIDDLGLLEQRLDEHKLPREAFEWYLDLRRYGAVPHSGFGLGIERTVAWICGLDHIRETIPFPRMLHKMYP; translated from the coding sequence TTGGCAACGGCACTTATAAAACATCTTGGCCGCCATGTGGGCGAAACGGTGACAGTCCAGGGGTGGCTTTATAATTTCCGGTCTTCGGGAAAAATCTCGTTTCTGATTGTCCGCGACGGTACCGGTCTTGTGCAAGGGGTAATGGTGAAGAAAGAGGTCGGGGACGACCTATTTGCTCTTGCCGCCACTCTGACCCAGGAGAGCTCGCTGAAAGTAACCGGCGTCGTACGGGAGGAGCCGCGGGCGGTGGGCGGTTACGAGCTTACCCTGACCGGTCTTGATATTGTCAGCATTGCCGAGGAATACCCGATAAGCCATAAGGAGCACGGGGTAGAATTTCTCGCCGAAAGGCGCCATTTGTGGCTCAGAACCCCTAAACAGGCGGCCGTTATGCGCATTCGCTCCGAAATCGAGCAAGCATTCCGCGACTTCTTCTACCAGCGCGACTTCGTGCTGGCCGATGCGCCCGTGATCACGCCGGCCGCGTGCGAGGGCACCACGACGCTGTTCGAGATCGATTATCACGGCGATAAAGCGTTCTTATCCCAGAGCGGCCAGCTTTACAACGAGGCGACCGCCGCCGCCCTCGGGCGCGTTTACTGCTTCGGGCCGACTTTCCGGGCCGAAAAGTCGAAGACGCGCCGTCACCTGATGGAGTTCTGGATGATCGAAGCGGAAATGGCCTACTTCGATATCGACGACAATATGAAACTCCAGGAGGAAATGGTATATTACGTAATCCAGAGGGTATTGGAACGTTGCCGCCAGGAACTCAAGGCTCTGGAGAGGGACGTAACCAAGCTAGAGTCCGTCAAGCTGCCTTTCCCGCGCATAAGCTATACCGAGGCGGTCGAGCTGCTTAAGAAAGCGGGCGAGGAATTCACCTGGGGCGACGATTTCGGGGCGCCGCACGAGACGATCATCGGCAGCAATTTCGAATCGCCTGTCTTTGTCCATCGCTATCCCACCGCGATCAAGGCGTTCTATATGAAACCCGACCCCAACGACCCCAAAGTGGTTCTAGGCGCTGACCTGATCGCCCCGGAAGGATACGGCGAAATGATCGGCGGCGGGCAGAGGATCGACGACCTGGGCCTTCTTGAACAGCGGCTGGACGAACACAAGCTGCCGCGGGAGGCGTTCGAATGGTACCTCGATCTTCGCCGCTACGGCGCTGTTCCCCATTCCGGCTTCGGGCTGGGAATCGAACGGACGGTTGCGTGGATATGCGGTCTTGATCATATCAGGGAGACGATACCCTTCCCGCGGATGCTGCATAAGATGTACCCCTGA
- a CDS encoding aminotransferase class I/II-fold pyridoxal phosphate-dependent enzyme, with product MPYGIAASHMAGKSATDKIFGAAAAANAAKAKIGKENVVDATIGVLLDNSEKLVILPTVEKVYKSLPMAEIVPYAGIAGMPDFLEMVQVAAFADNKPEAYTKAVSTSGGSGAIHHTIWNYSEVGDTILTHDWYWDPYSVLSDALMRKLDTFSLFDEANKFNIKSFESKVNELLAKQTNLVVILNTPAHNPVGYSLSDTEWDQVLAVLKKAKPEKKITLFVDVAYLDYAGEKNESRAFMKKFGGLPENILVIIGYSMSKGYTVYGMRTGAMIGISSSQDVITEFANVNQYLSRATWSNINRGAQHLLSAIYKDAATQAELEKERASFYKMIAERASLFTAEAKEAKLNMLPYIAGFFLSIPARNPDAVCTRLHADNIFAVPLAKGVRVAVCALPAGKIKGVPTKIAQAMAEADK from the coding sequence ATGCCTTATGGTATCGCAGCATCCCACATGGCCGGGAAGTCGGCCACCGACAAAATTTTCGGCGCCGCGGCTGCAGCTAACGCCGCGAAAGCCAAGATCGGCAAAGAGAACGTCGTTGACGCCACCATCGGCGTTTTGCTGGACAACAGCGAAAAACTTGTCATCCTGCCCACGGTGGAGAAAGTCTACAAGAGCCTGCCGATGGCGGAAATAGTTCCTTACGCCGGTATCGCCGGTATGCCTGATTTTCTCGAAATGGTTCAGGTCGCCGCCTTCGCCGACAACAAGCCGGAGGCTTACACCAAGGCCGTATCGACTTCGGGCGGCTCGGGCGCCATTCATCACACCATTTGGAACTACTCCGAGGTCGGCGACACCATTCTGACCCACGACTGGTACTGGGACCCCTACAGCGTTCTGTCCGACGCGCTGATGCGCAAACTCGACACCTTCTCCCTGTTCGACGAAGCCAACAAGTTCAACATCAAGTCCTTCGAGAGCAAAGTCAACGAGCTGCTCGCCAAACAGACCAATCTCGTCGTTATCCTGAATACCCCGGCGCACAACCCGGTCGGCTACAGCCTGAGCGACACCGAATGGGATCAGGTGCTCGCGGTTCTCAAAAAGGCCAAGCCCGAAAAGAAGATTACCCTTTTCGTCGATGTCGCCTACTTGGATTACGCCGGCGAAAAGAACGAGAGCCGGGCGTTCATGAAGAAATTCGGCGGCCTGCCGGAGAATATCCTCGTCATCATCGGTTACAGCATGTCCAAAGGCTATACCGTATACGGCATGCGGACAGGGGCGATGATCGGCATTTCCTCCAGCCAGGACGTTATAACCGAATTCGCCAACGTCAACCAGTACCTTAGCCGGGCCACCTGGTCGAACATCAATCGCGGCGCTCAGCACCTGCTGTCCGCCATCTACAAGGACGCCGCCACCCAGGCTGAACTGGAAAAAGAGCGGGCCTCCTTCTATAAGATGATCGCCGAACGGGCCAGCCTTTTCACCGCCGAGGCCAAAGAGGCCAAGCTCAACATGCTGCCGTACATCGCCGGCTTCTTCCTGTCCATCCCGGCCCGGAACCCTGATGCTGTCTGCACCAGGCTTCACGCCGACAACATCTTCGCCGTGCCGCTCGCCAAAGGGGTCAGGGTCGCCGTCTGCGCCCTGCCGGCCGGTAAAATTAAGGGCGTGCCGACTAAAATTGCGCAGGCCATGGCCGAAGCGGACAAATAA
- a CDS encoding IS3 family transposase: protein MRAQVKYIAIAQNAGKHPVAVMCNFFEVSRSGYYAYLKRKDRSSAEEKLAALIQKCQRQTNGTYGYRRVGIWLERRGIKKNHKAVLRIMNKYGLLAQIRRRKKYRQMSGQLHRYPNILGRDFTAIKPNQKWVTDVSYIQTPQGTLYLSMIRDLFDNSIVAYQTGTEQSVNLVLRTVRQAKAKEAVTAELHLHSDQGFQYTSQAYFTLTQNYGITPSMSRRGNCYDNAPAENFFSILKTECIRRHKPKTVDQARQLIDNYIFFYNHERIQLKTKLTPLEKRRQFA from the coding sequence GTGAGAGCACAGGTTAAGTACATAGCCATAGCGCAAAATGCCGGCAAGCATCCGGTTGCGGTCATGTGTAATTTCTTTGAGGTATCAAGAAGCGGCTACTACGCGTATCTCAAACGGAAAGACCGGTCATCCGCCGAGGAGAAGTTGGCCGCCTTGATTCAAAAATGCCAGCGGCAGACTAATGGAACTTACGGTTATAGGCGTGTGGGGATATGGCTTGAGAGGCGAGGCATTAAGAAAAACCATAAGGCGGTGCTGCGCATCATGAACAAGTACGGGTTGCTGGCGCAAATCCGGCGCAGAAAAAAGTACCGGCAGATGAGCGGTCAACTGCACCGGTATCCGAATATCCTCGGCCGCGATTTCACAGCTATCAAACCTAATCAGAAATGGGTAACGGATGTTTCCTATATCCAGACGCCGCAGGGAACCTTGTATCTATCCATGATTCGCGACCTGTTTGACAACAGTATTGTCGCCTACCAGACTGGAACCGAGCAGTCGGTCAACCTGGTTCTGCGAACCGTTCGGCAAGCCAAGGCAAAAGAAGCGGTCACTGCAGAGTTGCACCTCCACAGTGACCAGGGGTTTCAATACACTTCCCAGGCATATTTCACCCTAACTCAAAATTACGGCATTACTCCGTCCATGTCAAGGCGGGGAAACTGCTATGACAACGCGCCGGCAGAAAACTTCTTCAGCATCCTTAAGACCGAGTGTATCCGGCGGCATAAGCCAAAGACGGTCGATCAGGCGCGTCAGCTTATTGATAACTACATTTTTTTCTACAACCACGAGCGTATTCAACTCAAAACAAAACTGACGCCGCTCGAAAAACGACGCCAGTTTGCGTAA